One Equus quagga isolate Etosha38 chromosome 5, UCLA_HA_Equagga_1.0, whole genome shotgun sequence genomic window carries:
- the SLC25A33 gene encoding solute carrier family 25 member 33 isoform X3 — MATGTQQKENTLLHLFAGGCGGTVGAIFTCPLEVIKTRLQSSRLALRTVYYPQVHLGTISGAGMVRPTSVTPGLLQVLKSILEKEGPKSLFRGLGPNLVGVAPSRAVYFACYSKAKEQFNGIFVPNSNVVHIFSAGSAAFVTNSLMNPIWMVKTRMQLERKVRGSKQMNTLQCARYVYQTEGIRGFYRGLTASYAGISETIICFAIYESLKKYLKEAPLASSTSGTEKNSTNFFGLMAAAAISKGCASCIAYPHEVIRTRLREEGTKYKSFVQTARLVFREEGYLAFYRGLFAQLIRQIPNTAIVLSTYELIVYLLEDHTQ, encoded by the exons GTGTGGGGGCACAGTTGGTGCTATTTTCACTTGTCCACTAGAAGTCATTAAGACGAGATTGCAGTCTTCGAGACTAGCTCTTCGGACCGTCTATTATCCTCAGGTTCATCTGGGGACCATTAGTGGAGCTGGAATGGTGAGACCAACGTCAGTGACACCTGGACTTTTACAGGTTCTGAA GTCGATCTTGGAGAAGGAGGGACCAAAGTCACTTTTCAGAGGCTTGGGTCCAAATTTGGTTGGAGTCGCGCCATCAAG GGCCGTGTACTTCGCGTGTTACTCCAAAGCCAAAGAGCAGTTCAATGGCATTTTTGTGCCGAACAGCAATGTCGTGCACATCTTCTCAGCTGGCTCTGCAG cttttgtCACAAATTCCTTAATGAATCCTATATGGATGGTGAAAACCCGGATGCAGCTAGAACGGAA GGTGCGAGGCTCCAAGCAGATGAACACACTCCAGTGCGCTCGCTATGTTTACCAGACGGAAGGCATCCGTGGCTTCTACAGGGGGTTGACTGCCTCCTATGCTGGAATTTCAGAAACTATCATCTGTTTTGCTATTTATGAAAGTTTAAAGAAGTATCTGAAAGAAGCTCCATTAGCCTCTTCTACAAGTGGGACTGAGAAAAATTCCACAAATTTTTTTGGACTTATGGCAGCTGCTGCTATTTCTAAGGGATGTGCCTCCTGCATTGCTTATCCACACG AAGTCATAAGGACGCGGCTCCGGGAGGAGGGCACCAAGTACAAGTCCTTTGTCCAGACCGCTCGGCTGGTCTTCCGAGAAGAAGGTTACCTTGCCTTTTATAGAGGACTCTTTGCTCAGCTCATCCGGCAGATACCAAACACTGCCATTGTGTTGTCTACCTATGAGTTAATTGTGTACCTGTTAGAGGACCATACTCAGTAA
- the SLC25A33 gene encoding solute carrier family 25 member 33 isoform X2 — MATGTQQKENTLLHLFAGGCGGTVGAIFTCPLEVIKTRLQSSRLALRTVYYPQVHLGTISGAGMVRPTSVTPGLLQVLKSILEKEGPKSLFRGLGPNLVGVAPSRAVYFACYSKAKEQFNGIFVPNSNVVHIFSAGSAAFVTNSLMNPIWMVKTRMQLERKVRGSKQMNTLQCARYVYQTEGIRGFYRGLTASYAGISETIICFAIYESLKKYLKEAPLASSTSGTEKNSTNFFGLMAAAAISKGCASCIAYPHEVIRTRLREEGTKYKSFVQTARLVFREEGLEVKGLSTWSRKRPAGGQRCLLSKAAAWIENGKYHCRSC; from the exons GTGTGGGGGCACAGTTGGTGCTATTTTCACTTGTCCACTAGAAGTCATTAAGACGAGATTGCAGTCTTCGAGACTAGCTCTTCGGACCGTCTATTATCCTCAGGTTCATCTGGGGACCATTAGTGGAGCTGGAATGGTGAGACCAACGTCAGTGACACCTGGACTTTTACAGGTTCTGAA GTCGATCTTGGAGAAGGAGGGACCAAAGTCACTTTTCAGAGGCTTGGGTCCAAATTTGGTTGGAGTCGCGCCATCAAG GGCCGTGTACTTCGCGTGTTACTCCAAAGCCAAAGAGCAGTTCAATGGCATTTTTGTGCCGAACAGCAATGTCGTGCACATCTTCTCAGCTGGCTCTGCAG cttttgtCACAAATTCCTTAATGAATCCTATATGGATGGTGAAAACCCGGATGCAGCTAGAACGGAA GGTGCGAGGCTCCAAGCAGATGAACACACTCCAGTGCGCTCGCTATGTTTACCAGACGGAAGGCATCCGTGGCTTCTACAGGGGGTTGACTGCCTCCTATGCTGGAATTTCAGAAACTATCATCTGTTTTGCTATTTATGAAAGTTTAAAGAAGTATCTGAAAGAAGCTCCATTAGCCTCTTCTACAAGTGGGACTGAGAAAAATTCCACAAATTTTTTTGGACTTATGGCAGCTGCTGCTATTTCTAAGGGATGTGCCTCCTGCATTGCTTATCCACACG AAGTCATAAGGACGCGGCTCCGGGAGGAGGGCACCAAGTACAAGTCCTTTGTCCAGACCGCTCGGCTGGTCTTCCGAGAAGAAG GCCTTGAAGTGAAGGGACTGAGCACCTGGAGCAGGAAGAGACCAGCGGGAGGACAGCGATGCCTCCTCTCCAAAGCGGCTGCTTggattgaaaatggaaaatatcactGTCGGAGCTGCTAA
- the SLC25A33 gene encoding solute carrier family 25 member 33 isoform X4, translating into MVRPTSVTPGLLQVLKSILEKEGPKSLFRGLGPNLVGVAPSRAVYFACYSKAKEQFNGIFVPNSNVVHIFSAGSAAFVTNSLMNPIWMVKTRMQLERKVRGSKQMNTLQCARYVYQTEGIRGFYRGLTASYAGISETIICFAIYESLKKYLKEAPLASSTSGTEKNSTNFFGLMAAAAISKGCASCIAYPHEVIRTRLREEGTKYKSFVQTARLVFREEVLRLLLHQGLEVKGLSTWSRKRPAGGQRCLLSKAAAWIENGKYHCRSC; encoded by the exons ATGGTGAGACCAACGTCAGTGACACCTGGACTTTTACAGGTTCTGAA GTCGATCTTGGAGAAGGAGGGACCAAAGTCACTTTTCAGAGGCTTGGGTCCAAATTTGGTTGGAGTCGCGCCATCAAG GGCCGTGTACTTCGCGTGTTACTCCAAAGCCAAAGAGCAGTTCAATGGCATTTTTGTGCCGAACAGCAATGTCGTGCACATCTTCTCAGCTGGCTCTGCAG cttttgtCACAAATTCCTTAATGAATCCTATATGGATGGTGAAAACCCGGATGCAGCTAGAACGGAA GGTGCGAGGCTCCAAGCAGATGAACACACTCCAGTGCGCTCGCTATGTTTACCAGACGGAAGGCATCCGTGGCTTCTACAGGGGGTTGACTGCCTCCTATGCTGGAATTTCAGAAACTATCATCTGTTTTGCTATTTATGAAAGTTTAAAGAAGTATCTGAAAGAAGCTCCATTAGCCTCTTCTACAAGTGGGACTGAGAAAAATTCCACAAATTTTTTTGGACTTATGGCAGCTGCTGCTATTTCTAAGGGATGTGCCTCCTGCATTGCTTATCCACACG AAGTCATAAGGACGCGGCTCCGGGAGGAGGGCACCAAGTACAAGTCCTTTGTCCAGACCGCTCGGCTGGTCTTCCGAGAAGAAG TTCTCCGCTTGCTTCTGCACCAAGGCCTTGAAGTGAAGGGACTGAGCACCTGGAGCAGGAAGAGACCAGCGGGAGGACAGCGATGCCTCCTCTCCAAAGCGGCTGCTTggattgaaaatggaaaatatcactGTCGGAGCTGCTAA
- the SLC25A33 gene encoding solute carrier family 25 member 33 isoform X1 — protein MATGTQQKENTLLHLFAGGCGGTVGAIFTCPLEVIKTRLQSSRLALRTVYYPQVHLGTISGAGMVRPTSVTPGLLQVLKSILEKEGPKSLFRGLGPNLVGVAPSRAVYFACYSKAKEQFNGIFVPNSNVVHIFSAGSAAFVTNSLMNPIWMVKTRMQLERKVRGSKQMNTLQCARYVYQTEGIRGFYRGLTASYAGISETIICFAIYESLKKYLKEAPLASSTSGTEKNSTNFFGLMAAAAISKGCASCIAYPHEVIRTRLREEGTKYKSFVQTARLVFREEVLRLLLHQGLEVKGLSTWSRKRPAGGQRCLLSKAAAWIENGKYHCRSC, from the exons GTGTGGGGGCACAGTTGGTGCTATTTTCACTTGTCCACTAGAAGTCATTAAGACGAGATTGCAGTCTTCGAGACTAGCTCTTCGGACCGTCTATTATCCTCAGGTTCATCTGGGGACCATTAGTGGAGCTGGAATGGTGAGACCAACGTCAGTGACACCTGGACTTTTACAGGTTCTGAA GTCGATCTTGGAGAAGGAGGGACCAAAGTCACTTTTCAGAGGCTTGGGTCCAAATTTGGTTGGAGTCGCGCCATCAAG GGCCGTGTACTTCGCGTGTTACTCCAAAGCCAAAGAGCAGTTCAATGGCATTTTTGTGCCGAACAGCAATGTCGTGCACATCTTCTCAGCTGGCTCTGCAG cttttgtCACAAATTCCTTAATGAATCCTATATGGATGGTGAAAACCCGGATGCAGCTAGAACGGAA GGTGCGAGGCTCCAAGCAGATGAACACACTCCAGTGCGCTCGCTATGTTTACCAGACGGAAGGCATCCGTGGCTTCTACAGGGGGTTGACTGCCTCCTATGCTGGAATTTCAGAAACTATCATCTGTTTTGCTATTTATGAAAGTTTAAAGAAGTATCTGAAAGAAGCTCCATTAGCCTCTTCTACAAGTGGGACTGAGAAAAATTCCACAAATTTTTTTGGACTTATGGCAGCTGCTGCTATTTCTAAGGGATGTGCCTCCTGCATTGCTTATCCACACG AAGTCATAAGGACGCGGCTCCGGGAGGAGGGCACCAAGTACAAGTCCTTTGTCCAGACCGCTCGGCTGGTCTTCCGAGAAGAAG TTCTCCGCTTGCTTCTGCACCAAGGCCTTGAAGTGAAGGGACTGAGCACCTGGAGCAGGAAGAGACCAGCGGGAGGACAGCGATGCCTCCTCTCCAAAGCGGCTGCTTggattgaaaatggaaaatatcactGTCGGAGCTGCTAA